In a genomic window of Diorhabda carinulata isolate Delta chromosome 8, icDioCari1.1, whole genome shotgun sequence:
- the LOC130896951 gene encoding choline transporter-like protein 1, translating into MGEGLSKAVQPEDLAVFKKLPANHNLLENIQIPEKPENRRPTDRKFLIVFIVIVLLLFPFLIYTLVNSDWDRIRGYDQCGNVCGENNTKYKEWPCTGKDETHNVYLQIDTTDDTKTFQDLLFYPRKCVRRCDFDYHLSFGKCFKDKSDSSRYPRDVDGVSEKVGSKSVSEYLNKVAWRIVLACALSLAVGIGMLVLFKVATAAVVWGMIGGVLIFGGIVTGLMWYGYFTADKWNQKDPNSKKMLLFFAIFLTVVLLILFCITVFMFRKIQLIIQLFKETTKATFAMPALIFVPVLTFLVELIILVLLIITTSLIYTSGILTEIAPEYLAYKSNVVMQITLILNIIVAFWATQFVIGVQYMIIAGAIAKWYWAKNKNFLDSPIGTSAKVAFKFHLGSVAFGSLIITIIAIIRSILQSLTKNKAVKAVVDACIGALESFLKFLSKNAYILIAMHGKPFYKSGKRAAKIIFQNAVSIVSINYVGDFILGMAHLLVILISMMITVGIMTGADTEYSFIVYLIVFLVSLFVAMTCFSTFETAIDTIFLCFCEDSLLNDGMARPYAMSRDLMEFVENSKKLYGEKKE; encoded by the exons ATGGGAGAAGGTCTCAGTAAAGCTGTCCAACCGGAGGAT ttggCTGTATTCAAAAAATTACCAGCGAATCATAATTTGCTGGAAAACATCCAAATTCCAGAAAAGCCCGAAAATAGAAGACCAACTGATCGAAAGTTTCTCATTGTATTTATAGTAATAGTATTACTACTA TTtccatttttgatatatacttTAGTTAACTCAGACTGGGACCGAATTAGAGGATATGATCAATGCGGAAATGTTTGTGGCGAAAACAATACTAAATATAAAGAATGGCCTTGCACAGGAAAAGATGAAACCCATAATGT GTACTTGCAAATTGACACTACCGATGATACCAAAACTTTCCAAGATCTTCTATTTTATCCTAGAAAATGCGTTCGTAGATGTGATTTCGACTA CCATCTGTCATTTGGGAAATGTTTCAAAGACAAAAGTGATTCATCAAGATATCCAAGAGATGTAGATGGCGTATCAGAAAAGGTTGGCTCTAAAAGCGTATCCGAATATCTGAATAAAGTAGCCTGGAGGATTGTTTTGGCATGTGCTTTATCTCTGG cTGTTGGAATAGGAATGTTGGTTCTTTTCAAAGTTGCTACAGCGGCTGTGGTTTGGGGAATGATAGGAGGTGTTCTTATCTTTGGTGGCATAGTTACAGGGTTAATGTG GTATGGATACTTCACTGCTGACAAATGGAATCAGAAAGatccaaattccaaaaaaatgttattattttttgcgATTTTCCTCACAGTTGTCTTACTGATTCTTTTTTGCATCACAGTATTTATGTTCAGGAAGATTCAAttgattattcaattatttaaagaaaCCACTAAAGCAACTTTTGCTATGCCAGCACTGATATTTGTTCCCGTACTT aCATTCTTAGTGGAACTAATAATACTAGTACTATTAATAATAACGACATCATTGATTTATACATCCGGTATATTAACAGAAATAGCTCCAGAATATTTAGCTTACAAATCAAATGTAGTAATGCAAATTACATTGATCTTAAACATCATAGTTGCATTCTGGGCTACGCAGTTCGTTATTGGCGTTCAATATATGATCATTGCTGGAGCAATAGCCAAATGGTATTGGGCAAA GAACAAGAACTTTTTGGACAGTCCCATTGGTACAAGTGCGAAGGTTgctttcaaatttcatttaggCAGTGTCGCATTTGGATCTTTGATCATAACTATTATTGCCATCATCCGATCTATTTTACAATCTCTCACTAAAAACAAAGCTGTCAAAGCTGTTGTGGATGCTTGTATTGGGGCTCTTGAAAGTTTTCTCAAGTTCTTATCGAAGAATGCGTATATTTTGATTG ctATGCATGGTAAACCCTTCTACAAATCTGGTAAAAGAGCAGCTAagatcatttttcaaaatgccGTTAGCATAGTATCGATTAATTATGTTGGTGACTTTATTTTGGGAATGGCACATCTGTTGGTCATATTGATTTCTATGATGATCACTGTTGGAATTATGACC GGCGCAGACACAGAATATTCCTTCATTGTATACCTAATCGTATTTTTAGTTTCACTCTTTGTTGCAATGACTTGTTTCTCAACATTTGAG ACTGCTATTGACACAATCTTCCTTTGCTTTTGTGAAGATAGTCTTCTAAATGATGGCATGGCCCGTCCGTATGCCATGTCTCGGGATCTTATGGAATTCGTAGAGAATTCAAAGAAATTGTACGGAgagaaaaaagaataa